The stretch of DNA ccgtGTAGTTAGAGCCAGTCTTGCCTGCTGCAGAGGCACATGTCGGCCCAGGCTCCAAAACTTGGCAGAACACAGTCTCTCCTGGCCTCGCTGGCAAGAGGGTTGTCACATGGTGGCCAGTGCCAGTCAACCTAACTCTCCTTTGAACCTTCCAGGCCAGGGGAAGAACGCTAATGGATCTGGCTTGATCACTGTGGCTgcaaggcagagaaaagaaccCAAGAACAGGGTCTCTCCTGCCTCCGCCCTGAGGGCTTTAGCTCCCTTAAGTCCCCTATGCCAAATAAAGTATGTCCCATGAATCTCATCTTGCTAAGCCAAGCAGTggaggagcatctgggtgggCTCAGCCACCCCTTTTGCTCATTTACCACAGACTCCCACTGATGTCCTTGGGGTTCACAAGCCCAGGGATGACTAGCCTTGCTGGGGGAGCTAGGCTGCCTGAGCTCAACTGCCTACCTGTCTCCTGAGCGTCATCCTCATGCCTCTGTGTGGTCCTGTGCATTCTGGCCAGCCATCCTGCCGGCTTGAGACAGACGCAGCTTTCTGCCCGGGTATGCTGCATCTCCCCTAGGAGGCCGGGCTTGTCCCCTCTTTCACCATCTTTAACTCCATAACATGCTCTTTACTTCATCCAAATGGGGTGAGGACAGCCAGGACAGGCATCCCCTCCAGCCTGCTCTTCCCTCTTCAGTCCTTCTACAGAAAGCACTTTGACACAGAGGAGACCCGGGTGAACCAGCTGTTTGCACAAGCCAAGGCCTGCAAGGTGCTGGTGGAAAAATGGTGAGCCTCCCCTCACTCTTCCTTGTGCACCTACTCACCCACATATTTACTATGGGGGAGGCCTTGGGATGATGTACAGGAAAGGCTAGGGACTTGGCAGTCAGGCAGAACTGGGCTTTCCTACCCAGAACCTTGGCCAATTCTGAGGCTAAGGGCACACAGACTTGGGCTCCTAGGCCTTACTGtttccatccataaaatggggacatGTGGCTACACAAAACTCTGGCCTCAGGTGGATCACGAGCAGGGGCTGGAGGAACAAGTGAGCAAGACAGACTCCAGCCTGCCCTCAGTCTGCTCACAGATGGTAGCATGAGACAGAACACAGGAACCCTTAATGAAGGGGTGACAGCCTAAGGAATATGCTGGCATGGTGATGGAGAGTAACGGGACAGCCCAGTGTGTAGGGTCTTTAGGGAGGCCTGGCTCTCAGATCTCCACAGACTGCTATGACCTTATGTGGGTCTCCCCCTTCTCAGCTATACGTGAGGAACACGATTCGGGCAGATCCTGGAAGTAACTTCCTCAGAATCTAATGACTTTCTTCTCCAAGCTCAGGCATGTTAGCTTTGATCCTGGTTGGGCTCCCCTAGACCACTCTTCTCAGGTCTTCCTGTTCTTTACAGACCTATGTTTTCATTGTTAACATAATGTTACTGCATGATAGGTAattgggaaaatgggaaaagtcTCCACACATCCTTCAGCCACGTGAGCACACGTtcgaaggaaaagaacaaatgtttatttagtggCACCTGACATGTGCTATCTTGTTGAGTGGGAAGCTGGTGCTGTCCCCATTCCtcaggtgaggagactgaggatGGGAAAAATAGTGTGAGCTGCCCATGGTCACCTTCGGCAACTCGGCCATGCTGTGATCCAAACCTGGCTCTTCTACACCCAATTATTCCGTGAAGCACGATGCATTTGTTCCAGCGCAGCCCCCGCTTTTTCTCTGTAGTTGAAATCCCATTCTTGTACGTACCATCGGGAACTCAGCCAGCTATTTCATTTCAAAGACCAAATGGAAAAATGGCATCTTTCTCCAGGCTGAGGCAACCAAACCAAAGCGCCTTGTGACTTAGCCATGGGCTGGAGTTGGGTCAGGCCACGTAGTGCTAACGTTGCCACTCCTGAGGAGACTGCTGAGGAAGGAGGCTCCCATAGCCTAGGGAACCACCACTGcacagcccctctccccttctggaTTTGCTGCTTTTTGTGGGGCATTGAATGGGGCAGTGCCTGATAGTCTGCTTCAGGGAGCAGCTGGCTCAGCTGAACTGGGGGGTCCCCTGGAAACACTGCTGACCAGCCCTTCGTGGGCAGCCCCGTCTGCCACAAGGAaccttagagaaaagaaaaaacaaaaagaaaaatagtcctTTCAGAGAAGCatgtggctttattttatttaagtttttttttttaagttcttatttatttattttgagatagagaacacgagtggggaaggggcagagaaagagagaatcccaagctggctctgcaatgtcagcacagtgtcgtgactcaaacccacgaaccatgagatcatgacctaaaccaaaaccaagagtcagacacttaacctactgagccacccaggcgccccgagaagcaTGTGGTTTTAAAACTGATGAAGCCATGCTTGGCTCAGATTTTGGGAATTAAGTTGAACCGATAGCTTCCAGTGTAAACTGCATGTGATTTAGGGTAAATGATCAAGGAGGGTGCTCAGCAAAAAAAACTTCACTAgccagggtgggaggtggggtccCATGTATTGATCCAGTGGCCCTTGACAGGGTCTCATCTGGAGCTGACTTCCTGCCACCCCTAGAAGGACGTGACAGGGCCAGCCGGTCCTTGGGCACGTTCAGAGCTCTCCCACCCCCTGCACTGGTCCCATGCTGAATCCTGGGCTGAGCTTGGGCCATAGTGACAAGGCAGGATGTTCCTATCTGCAAAGAGCTCAGGAGGGAGGGAAGTCAGCCATGTCCCCAAGCTTTGTGATCCAGGCAGGGGTCCACTTGAGAGATGGGGAATGGGACCCGATGGTGCCAGCTGACTCTCCTCCCACCCACAGCACAGTGAGCGTGCAGGATATCCAGGAGCACCTGGCACAGGGCCACGTGGCCATTGTGCTGGTGAACTCTGGGGTATTGCACTGCGACCTCTGCTCCAGTCCTGTCAAGTACTGCTGCTTCGCCCCCAGCGGCCACCGCTGCTTCTGCCGGACCCCTGACTACCAGGGCCACTTCATTGTTCTGCGTGGCTACAACCGGGCCACTGGCTGCATCTTCTACAACAACCCAGCCTATGCTGACCGTGAGTGCTGGGCGGGCTGGGGAGAGTGGGTGGGGCAGGCTGCATTCACAGTCCAGTCCCCATGATTCCTTCTCATTCAAGACCTCCCTCACTGCCTTCTCCCCAAACTTTTGCTCCTCCTGAGCTCCTGTCATCTGCGCTGCTTCTTTGGCCTATGCAGAGCAGCCACAAACCCGAGGCCCTGCCAGCCTCCACACCCTGGTCATTGCTACACCAGGCCAGGCCATCTCCCTCCCACACCGCTGCCCAGGGCCCTGCCTCACCCTTACTCTGCTGTCCCCCCACCCTGGTCCCTGCCATCTCCCTCATTCCAGCCCTCCCAGGACAGCTAGCAAGCATACTTGTCAGAGAGGAAGGTCTGCCCAGTTCCAGCTCTTGCTCCAGATCCAGCAAGGGCTCCCCACTGTCCTGGGGAATGGGAAGGACTGTCCTCACTCTAGCACACTTACCTCATGTGTCCTCAAACatgtttcttcccctccctgggcctcacctTCTCCATCTTCGAaactggggaagggtcagaggagCTCATGAAGCCTGAAATaggcaaggaaggcttcctggggaCGGAAGACGAGTGGCAAAGGGTGGCCAGACGAGTGAGCCATGGTGAGATGTCCTCCAGCTCCCCTGGGCGCCAGTGAGGCAGGTACACCCCCCTCTACCTACTGACCccactctgcccttcctgccctcagCAGGAATGTGCAGCACCAGCATCAGTAACTTCGAGGAGGCCAGAACCAGTTATGGCACAGATGAGGACATCCTCTTTGTCTACTTGGACAGCTGACGGCGGGAGCCTGGTGTGCCCAGGCCCTCACACCCCACCCTGCCACACCCCAGTCAGGCCCACTCAGGAGGCCTTGGCGCAGGCCCCGAGCTGCTAGGGCTTGGATGCAGAACTGCGTCCAGCCTTGGCCCATGTGACAAAGCCCCAGGGAATTCTTGGAGCCCAAGGCGTGCCTGCTTTGTCCACCAGCGTTGCGCGTGTCATCATGCCACTTACCCTGCACACCTGCTGGTTGCTGGAGGCCTCCGCAGAGCATCTGAGTAGAGCCTCCCCTGGGACCCCAGGCCCGACTCCAACCACGCCCAGGGGACTTCCAGCCCCGTGGGTGCCTTTGTTGCCTGCAAACCAGACCCAGGTGGAGAAGGCTGAGCTCGTCTCCCCACAGACCTGGGGGCTGAGCCCTGGAGATGCCGCTTGTCAGGATGGCATCTGTGTGTTTGGAGACCATGTAGCCAACCCCAGCTCCCAGGGCTGCGGACTGCTCCAGGCCTTGCTGGGAACTGCCCTCCCCCCTGTCCCCCCAGAAGTGCTATAGACCTCCCTGTGCCCTTTGGTGAATGCCGCCACTCTCTCACGCCTCCCCGTGGACCCAAGTTCCTGTGGCTGGTTGTCAGACCTCTGGGCCCTGAGGAGGGCTGGGCCTCAGGCCAAAAGGACCCTGaaccccacccctcaccctgcACCCTCCAGGTACTATAGCATTGTAGGGTGGAGGGCCCTGAGGGGAGTAGACAGGGCCCTGGCTCTTGCTGGCTGAATGTACTCTGAGAATGCCTGACCCTGAGGGCCAAGAACAGCCACTTGAGTCCcaaagatcccccccccccaacccatgaGGCCTCCTGACACTAGCCTAAGCCCTGACAGTGGGGCCCATTCTCTGGGTATGGGGAGCCCCAAGCCTCACAGTGCTGGAGGTGCTGGGGTGCTAGGGCCTGCACTGCTGAGGCAGTGGCGGGGGATAGCCTGtggcctcccacccaccccagtgTTCATGCCAGGACATTTTGCACAGAAAGTTGGGTCTCTTTTTCTTGACAGAGAAAGGTGGTACCTGCCCAGGATCACATAGCACTGCACGTAGCATGgactatttgttttgttttgttttgtttttttgagagatttAAGCTTTCACTTGTGGGGAGTGAGAGTCACCCTCAAGTAAGACAATAATAGTGAGATTCAGGTACTTCAGAACCACTGACACCTCTCTTCATAGGGCAGATAAGCCAGCCCAAGTTCTCTTTCAAAGAGAAAGGGACTCACAGCTGGTGGGCTGAGTGCCAGGACCCCTCACTTTATAGACAAAATCCGGCCATCAGTCTGGGGACAGTATGTCCAGGACAGTGGTGGGCCTGGGTCTTGAACGCAGATCTGCACCTAAAAACTAAGGGAAATGGATCATTCCCAAAGGGGCTGAGGACACCCACCCCTCATGAGCGGTCATTGGCAAGGGAGCAAGGCTACCCCAAGAGCCACATGGCAGCTGCCATCCCTCTGGACCGCAAACCATGCTCAGCATCTGCTCCCAACAGCCGACTGGCATCTCCCCACCATGGCTGCtctgaggggcaggggtgggctcTGTTTATGAGGGCTGTCAGACCACCCAGCCAAATCGCTCCTCGGCACCAGATGCAGCCTTTGGCCGCGACGGAGGCGCTATTAGCTGGTTAGCTAACAGGTCAGCCACCCTGGTTTCAGAGACTAGCATTGCCTTCAGACTGGTCTCGTCTCTTTTGCCTTAATGCTGGGTGGCCCAAGATCCCAGGGAACTCTGGTTTCACGCCCAGGAGTACCATGTGTGGCAGCTGAGGTTTGGGCGTCCTCAGGAAGGGTCTGGCTAAAATTGTGGTAAGAATAGATGCATCAAGGAAGGCAATGAGGAAGCGAAGCTGTGGATGACTGGTGGGGCTGTCATGGAGAGCGGCCTCCACGGAGAGTGGTCACAGCACCTCAGTCCATCGTGTGACATTTAGAAACACTCAGTCCCTGGGCAGGCCACAAGTTAGAGGTCACCTGGTCACCTGCCAGAGGTCATCTGGCAGATTAACAAGAAAGCTACCTGTGCCTGAGACGGTGCCATCTGCCCGGGGAGGGTCATGGGGGTAGGATGCAAACCACGCTACGTTGTGTTCTTGCACATGTCATGAAAACAAGGCTGGAGAGAGCCCAGACTTCAGGAACTTCTGCCCATAGCATGTGGCACCCATGACCCCTGTCCACTTGCTAGGGGCCCAGCGAAGCCACACTGGACGGTTGGTTTTGTTCACTCCAGCCACACAGGGACAAAAGGGATCTTTTGCATTGCAgagattttctacatatatatattttgtttgtaatGAGCCATTCTCAATAAACATTATTCTCACTGCAAAATGATGGCAGCTTATGGCCCACCTTTGTGAATTCTTGTTTCCCTCCTAAATTCTCAGCATGAGCACATGTGAATCCAGGTCCTTGGCCTGCCATACCAGGTTGTAGCTCAGACTAGAAT from Felis catus isolate Fca126 chromosome D3, F.catus_Fca126_mat1.0, whole genome shotgun sequence encodes:
- the GUCD1 gene encoding protein GUCD1 isoform X2 — protein: MRTEAEAAGPPLEPGDFVQLPVPIIQQLYHWDCGLACSKMVLRYLGQLDDNEFESALQELRLTRSIWTIDLAYLMRHFGVRHRFCTQTLGVDKGYKNQSFYRKHFDTEETRVNQLFAQAKACKVLVEKCTVSVQDIQEHLAQGHVAIVLVNSGVLHCDLCSSPVKYCCFAPSGHRCFCRTPDYQGHFIVLRGYNRATGCIFYNNPAYADPGMCSTSISNFEEARTSYGTDEDILFVYLDS
- the GUCD1 gene encoding protein GUCD1 isoform X1; translation: MRTEAEAAGPPLEPGDFVQLPVPIIQQLYHWDCGLACSKMVLRYLGQLDDNEFESALQELRLTRSIWTIDLAYLMRHFGVRHRFCTQTLGVDKGYKNQSFYRKHFDTEETRVNQLFAQAKACKVLVEKCTVSVQDIQEHLAQGHVAIVLVNSGVLHCDLCSSPVKYCCFAPSGHRCFCRTPDYQGHFIVLRGYNRATGCIFYNNPAYADRSEELMKPEIGKEGFLGTEDEWQRVARRVSHAGMCSTSISNFEEARTSYGTDEDILFVYLDS
- the GUCD1 gene encoding protein GUCD1 isoform X3 produces the protein MRTEAEAAGPPLEPGDFVQLPVPIIQQLYHWDCGLACSKMVLRYLGQLDDNEFESALQELRLTRSIWTIDLAYLMRHFGVRHRFCTQTLGVDKGYKNQSFYRKHFDTEETRVNQLFAQAKACKVLVEKCTVSVQDIQEHLAQGHVAIVLVNSGVLHCDLCSSPVKYCCFAPSGHRCFCRTPDYQGHFIVLRGYNRATGCIFYNNPAYADRMCSTSISNFEEARTSYGTDEDILFVYLDS